The Brachyhypopomus gauderio isolate BG-103 chromosome 1, BGAUD_0.2, whole genome shotgun sequence genome includes a window with the following:
- the dnajc14 gene encoding dnaJ homolog subfamily C member 14, which produces MAGQWDPVDISTRISPDDALVHDQIYQETGYGTFSSSSLLNYSEENESGTQASQKVLGSLNSEHHRAVQQEDCSCTEEGEDGEGVEDSGYTRTYGRTDPLDADEDSRFNEIDEEEGEESCRYGAEKEAKFDGDSGSRTFASGKKGKSRKSGSSSGPGEPCSSWTTTSFSDKSCLSSGASRHKPVRRRNHHNHNQGRLRRQNGFQLIVGFRDFIADSVSSWSMSCIRMVVDLIVSLTHHCGIAVETGAVALYIFGSHMFFKITDIPGMKQDLRRLVDWTWYSGVAFMLWVSKATNLAKKALLSSYALLRVTVCLGTRLIKCVLERVGGERGKRWWLAFQNCWAWKKGVTLVGSIKEWFWKHGPTDDAPNPESPYKGTDRYQPGQELERLLALAQIPEDELDPFNVLGVNTQATDSELKRAYRQLAVQVHPDKNKHPRAGEAFKVLRAAWDIVSNPETRREYELKRMAATELSRSMNEFLAKLQDDLKEAMNTMMCTKCEGKHKRFEMDRESHEARFCGECNKRHSAEEGDLWAESSMLGLRITYFAFMDGKVYDITEWAGCQRISISPDTHRVPYHISFGSKSNSSTNRHRSTSDHPGAGSPADLQDLFNRIFQGGASADACANGGFFPSGTPPHHPSGASSGTGGLFPGPPPQAGFFSPPAGQRGEPSECWAEGKPPRRRKKARKPFQR; this is translated from the exons ATGGCAGGACAGTGGGATCCAGTAGACATAAGCACTAGGATTTCTCCGGATGATGCATTAGTACATGACCAAATATATCAAGAGACTGGCTATGGAActttttcctcctcctctctgctcaaTTATTCAGAGGAAAATGAAAGTGGTACACAAGCTTCTCAGAAGGTGCTGGGCAGCCTTAACTCTGAACACCACAGGGCAGTTCAGCAGGAAGACTGTAGTTGCACAGAAGAAGGGGAGGATGGGGAGGGAGTAGAAGACAGTGGATATACAAGGACATATGGGAGGACGGATCCTTTGGATGCAGACGAGGATAGTCGCTTTAATGAAATTGATgaggaggaaggagaagagAGTTGCAGATATGGAGCTGAGAAGGAGGCAAAGTTTGACGGGGACTCTGGATCTCGAACCTTTGCATCAGGGAAGAAAGGAAAGTCCAGAAAAAGCGGTTCAAGCTCAGGACCAGGTGAACCATGTTCATCGTGGACGACTACATCCTTTTCCGACAAATCCTGCCTGTCCTCTGGGGCAAGCAGGCACAAGCCGGTTCGGCGCCGGAACCACCATAATCACAATCAGGGTCGCTTGCGGAGGCAAAATGGCTTCCAGCTGATTGTAGGATTTAGAGATTTCATAGCAGACTCTGTCAGTTCTTGGAGTATGTCTTGTATCCGTATGGTGGTGGATCTCATTGTGTCTTTGACCCACCACTGTGGGATTGCTGTGGAAACAGGAGCAGTTGCACTTTACATCTTTGGCTCCCACATGTTCTTCAAGATCACAGATATCCCTGGCATGAAACAGGATTTAAGACGATTAGTGGACTGGACTTGGTATTCGGGTGTGGCTTTCATGCTTTGGGTCAGCAAGGCCACAAACCTGGCTAAAAAAGCCCTTCTTTCCAGTTATGCCCTCCTAAGAGTAACAGTATGCTTGGGCACCCGGTTGATTAAGTGTGTCTTGGAAAGGGTGGGTGGAGAAAGAGGCAAGCGATGGTGGCTTGCCTTTCAGAATTGCTGGGCTTGGAAAAAAGGGGTCACACTTGTTGGAAGTATTAAAGAATGGTTCTGGAAACATGGCCCTACAGATGACGCGCCAAATCCAGAGTCCCCATACAAGGGGACAGATAGGTATCAGCCTGGACAAGAGCTTGAAAGACTGCTGGCGTTAGCACAG ATTCCTGAAGATGAGCTGGACCCGTTCAATGTCCTGGGAGTGAATACTCAAGCCACAGACTCTGAGCTGAAAAGGGCCTATAGACAGCTGGCTGTACAG GTCCACCCAGATAAGAACAAGCACCCACGCGCCGGTGAGGCTTTCAAAGTTCTCAGAGCTGCGTGGGACATCGTCAGTAACCCGGAGACGAGGCGGGAGTACGAACT GAAGCGGATGGCAGCGACGGAGCTGTCCCGATCGATGAACGAATTCCTGGCAAAGCTTCAGGATGACCTAAAAGAGGCCATGAACACCATGATGTGCACCAAATGCGAGGGCAAGCACAA GCGCTTTGAGATGGATCGTGAGTCCCATGAGGCTCGTTTCTGTGGCGAGTGCAATAAACGACACAGTGCCGAGGAGGGTGACCTGTGGGCGGAGTCCAGCATGCTGGGATTACGGATAACCTACTTCGCGTTCATGGACGGCAAAGTCTATGACATTACTG AGTGGGCAGGTTGCCAAAGGATTAGCATCTCTCCAGATACGCATCGTGTGCCCTACCACATCTCTTTTGGTTCCAAAAGTAACAGCAGCACCAATCGCCATAG ATCCACCTCAGACCATCCAGGTGCAGGCTCACCGGCAGACCTGCAGGACCTCTTCAACCGCATCTTCCAGGGAGGAGCTTCCGCTGATGCCTGTGCCAATGGTGGCTTCTTCCCCTCAGGAACTCCTCCCCATCACCCCTCAGGAGCCAGTTCAGGGACTGGTGGGCTCTTTCCTGGGCCCCCTCCCCAGGCAGGCTTCTTTTCCCCCCCAGCGGGGCAGCGAGGAGAGCCCAGTGAATGTTGGGCCGAAGGAAAGCCACCCCGCCGGCGTAAGAAGGCCCGCAAGCCCTTTCAGCGCTGA